A genomic window from Lycium barbarum isolate Lr01 chromosome 4, ASM1917538v2, whole genome shotgun sequence includes:
- the LOC132638125 gene encoding protein LITTLE ZIPPER 1-like — protein sequence MCISNSTEWSSAARPLYFSMQKKQRAKISRVQVHRLARRKRSEGKETKKDIEMRNLELYMENMSILEENEKLRKKASLLHQENIALMSEFQKKFSKFDKVSTKETPNPPTPKLTK from the exons ATGTGTATCAGTAATTCTACAGAATGGAGTAGTGCAGCACGTCCTCTTTATTTTTCTATGCAGAAAAAACAAAGAGCAAAGATCTCTCGAGTTCAAGTTCATAGGCTTGCAAG GAGGAAGAGAAGTGAGGGAAAAGAAACTAAGAAGGATATAGAAATGAGGAACTTGGAGCTTTACATGGAAAACATGAGCATTTTagaggaaaatgagaaattgaggaaaaaggCCAGTCTCCTTCATCAAGAAAATATTGCTTTGATGTCTGAATTTCAAAAGAAATTTTCCAAGTTTGATAAAGTCTCCACCAAAGAGACCCCCAATCCACCTACTCCCAAATTGACAAAATAA
- the LOC132635026 gene encoding uncharacterized protein LOC132635026, with amino-acid sequence MAVPTLISKLPLFPQPKRTQFTTNSKFRISAKQRSQFSATIKSSSSQNLKNAATILGVTGIALATVMVGPATANASEIAVMGSSLQFNEPSNALSLPTWAIHVSSVVEWITAMALVWQYGEKSGNASWKGLSWGMVPLLGGAFCACTWHFFYNSESLEVLVALQAALTVLGNATMCIAAFRIYRSQEQ; translated from the exons ATGGCAGTTCCTACCTTAATCTCAAAGTTGCCCCTTTTTCCTCAACCAAAACGAACCCAATTCACTACCAATTCCAAATTTCGTATCTCTGCAAAACAAAGATCCCAATTTTCAGCAACAATTAAAAGCAGCTCATCTCAAAACCTGAAAAATGCGGCTACTATTTTGGGGGTCACTGGAATTGCTTTAGCTACAGTAATGGTAGGACCTGCTACTGCAAATGCTTCTGAAATAGCTGTAATGGGTTCTTCTTTACAATTCAATGAACCTTCTAATGCTCTCTCCTTACCTACTTGGGCTATTCATGTTTCCAGTGTTGTTGAATG GATTACTGCAATGGCTCTGGTTTGGCAATATGGTGAGAAGTCTGGAAATGCTTCTTGGAAGGGACTCTCTTGGGGCATG GTGCCCCTGCTAGGTGGAGCATTTTGTGCCTGCACATGGCATTTCTTTTACAACTCTGAGTCCCTTGAG GTGTTAGTTGCTTTACAAGCAGCTTTGACAGTTCTTGGTAATGCCACAATGTGCATCGCTGCATTCCGTATATACAGATCACAGGAGCAATAA
- the LOC132635025 gene encoding zinc finger A20 and AN1 domain-containing stress-associated protein 1, with protein sequence MGSEGNKFNDGTSFPPSEPTLCSNGCGFFGTAATMGFCSKCYRDVKIKEDHAAMAKVAMEKLVINRPQIDTIGKVSCSPAPAETVVETAAAANRCLTCRKKVGVVGFKCRCGSTFCGTHRYPEQHDCTFDFKSKGREEIAKANPVIKADKIDRF encoded by the coding sequence ATGGGTTCTGAAGGCAACAAATTTAACGACGGAACAAGTTTCCCGCCGTCGGAGCCAACGTTATGCTCAAACGGTTGTGGATTTTTCGGCACGGCTGCAACGATGGGGTTTTGTTCAAAGTGTTACAGAGATGTTAAGATTAAAGAAGATCATGCTGCTATGGCTAAAGTTGCTATGGAAAAGCTTGTTATAAATAGGCCTCAAATTGACACCATCGGAAAAGTAAGCTGTTCCCCGGCGCCGGCGGAGACGGTGGTTGAGACGGCGGCGGCGGCGAATCGGTGTTTGACGTGTAGGAAGAAAGTGGGTGTTGTGGGGTTTAAGTGCAGATGTGGTAGTACTTTTTGTGGGACACATAGATACCCAGAGCAACATGATTGTACCTTTGATTTTAAATCTAAAGGGAGAGAGGAGATTGCTAAGGCTAATCCTGTAATTAAGGCTGATAAAATTGATAGGTTTTGA